A single genomic interval of Streptomyces showdoensis harbors:
- a CDS encoding peptidoglycan-binding protein has protein sequence MKEPLTLPADEEHGNHGDHRDHGDHGDHDEHDERAARRPGRGRRGFLLGAAVLVLGAVAAGAVVLSSRTDGPAAPASGPRTGTATVVRTDLVQSERIDGTLGYAGAYTVTAPRAGGIVTWLPDVGVTIARGQRAYAVDGVAVPLFYGSTPLYRPLEEGVDDGPDVRVVKRNLKALGYGDGLADDARFTSGTAEAVRDWQEDRGRERTGKVAPGDVLVEPGAVRVTEIPGIVGAPAEGPLLRLSGTRRVVTVDMPVGRQQLARGGAAVRVRLPGGKATDGKVSRVGTVARAAATGGPDRQASQGAAGEATVPVEVTLSKPADAGALDGAPVQVDFTSERRDDVLAVPVPALLALAEGGYAVETPEGRLVPVTLGVFAQGRVEVAGAGLREGMRVEVPLP, from the coding sequence GTGAAGGAGCCGCTGACCCTCCCCGCCGACGAGGAACACGGGAATCACGGGGACCACCGGGACCACGGGGACCATGGCGACCACGACGAGCACGACGAGCGCGCGGCGCGGCGGCCCGGGCGGGGCCGCCGGGGGTTCCTCCTCGGCGCCGCCGTGCTGGTCCTCGGCGCGGTCGCGGCCGGCGCGGTCGTGCTGTCCTCCCGTACGGACGGTCCGGCCGCCCCGGCCTCCGGACCGCGCACGGGCACCGCGACGGTGGTCCGCACCGACCTCGTGCAGAGCGAGCGGATCGACGGCACGCTCGGCTACGCCGGCGCCTACACGGTGACCGCGCCCCGGGCGGGCGGCATCGTGACCTGGCTGCCGGACGTCGGCGTGACGATCGCCCGCGGGCAGCGCGCGTACGCCGTGGACGGCGTCGCCGTGCCCCTGTTCTACGGCTCGACCCCGCTCTACCGCCCCCTGGAGGAGGGGGTGGACGACGGCCCGGACGTACGGGTCGTCAAGCGCAACCTGAAGGCGCTCGGGTACGGGGACGGGCTCGCCGACGACGCCCGTTTCACGTCCGGCACGGCGGAGGCGGTACGGGACTGGCAGGAGGACCGGGGCCGCGAGCGCACCGGGAAGGTGGCCCCCGGCGACGTGCTGGTGGAGCCGGGCGCCGTGCGGGTGACGGAGATCCCGGGCATCGTCGGGGCCCCGGCCGAGGGTCCGCTGCTCCGCCTCTCCGGCACCCGGCGGGTGGTGACGGTGGACATGCCGGTCGGGCGCCAGCAACTGGCCAGGGGCGGCGCCGCCGTGCGCGTACGGCTGCCCGGCGGGAAGGCGACGGACGGCAAGGTCTCCCGGGTGGGCACGGTGGCCCGGGCCGCGGCGACGGGCGGCCCGGACCGGCAGGCGTCGCAGGGCGCGGCGGGCGAGGCGACCGTGCCGGTCGAGGTGACGCTGTCGAAGCCCGCGGACGCGGGGGCGCTGGACGGCGCCCCGGTCCAGGTCGACTTCACGAGCGAGCGCCGCGACGACGTGCTCGCCGTCCCGGTCCCGGCGCTGCTGGCCCTGGCGGAGGGCGGGTACGCGGTGGAGACCCCGGAGGGCCGGCTGGTGCCGGTGACTCTGGGAGTGTTCGCACAGGGACGGGTCGAGGTCGCGGGCGCGGGACTGCGGGAGGGAATGCGGGTGGAGGTGCCACTGCCGTGA
- a CDS encoding response regulator transcription factor has product MRVLVAEDERMLAELVAEGLRAHGMAVDVALDGDAALERLTVNDYDVLVLDRDLPGTHGDEVCREVVASEARTRILMLTAAGQTTDLVAGFALGADDYLSKPFEYPELVARVQALGRRATRALPPVLQRAGITLDTPRRQAFRDGRYLRLSPKEFAVLEVLLAAEGAVVSTEELLERAWDENADPFTSAVRITMSKLRAKLGEPQLIETLPGSGYRI; this is encoded by the coding sequence ATGCGGGTACTGGTGGCGGAGGACGAACGGATGCTCGCGGAGCTGGTCGCGGAGGGGCTGCGCGCCCACGGCATGGCCGTCGACGTGGCCCTCGACGGCGACGCGGCCCTCGAACGGCTCACCGTCAACGACTACGACGTCCTCGTCCTCGACCGCGACCTGCCCGGCACCCACGGGGACGAGGTCTGCCGCGAGGTCGTGGCCTCCGAGGCCCGCACCCGGATCCTCATGCTCACCGCGGCGGGCCAGACCACCGACCTCGTCGCCGGGTTCGCGCTCGGCGCCGACGACTACCTGTCCAAGCCCTTCGAGTACCCCGAACTCGTCGCCCGCGTGCAGGCCTTGGGGCGGCGCGCCACCCGCGCCCTGCCGCCCGTCCTCCAACGGGCCGGGATCACCCTCGACACCCCGCGCCGCCAGGCCTTCCGCGACGGACGCTATCTGCGGCTCTCGCCCAAGGAGTTCGCCGTCCTGGAGGTCCTGCTCGCCGCCGAAGGGGCCGTCGTCTCCACCGAGGAGCTCCTCGAACGCGCCTGGGACGAGAACGCGGACCCCTTCACCAGCGCCGTCCGCATCACCATGAGCAAGCTGCGCGCCAAGCTCGGCGAACCCCAGCTCATCGAGACGCTGCCCGGCAGCGGCTACCGGATCTGA
- a CDS encoding sensor histidine kinase, protein MTALRVPRPGQRSLRLRLTALYSGLFSVTGLLLLGLTYLLFRERLTGTTVLVLPKDAPYADTAPSLSKAQVAALARRLREDALDQLLMMSLLALLVMLVVSVALGWLVAGRALRPLHTIAATAQRLSAATLHERIGLTGPDDELKNLADTFDALLDRLHAAFEAQRRFVANASHELRTPLAVQRAAIQIRLGRARPEDLPRIQEELLETNRRSERLIEGLLTLATSDRGLDRREPADLARIAAEAVGQSRPAIHTAGLRLALDLRPLPVTGDPVLLHQLVGNLVQNAVRHNVPGGSVEVATGPDGALTVRNTGPVVPAGEADSLLEPFRRLSRSGDGVGLGLSIVRSIALAHGGTVDLTAPADGGLVVRVTVPA, encoded by the coding sequence GTGACCGCCCTCCGCGTCCCCCGGCCCGGCCAGCGCTCCCTGCGGCTGCGTCTCACCGCGCTCTACAGCGGACTCTTCTCCGTCACCGGGCTGCTCCTGCTCGGCCTCACCTACCTGCTCTTCCGCGAACGCCTCACCGGCACCACCGTCCTCGTGCTCCCCAAGGACGCCCCGTACGCCGACACCGCCCCCTCCCTGTCCAAGGCGCAGGTCGCCGCCCTCGCCCGGCGGCTCCGCGAGGACGCCCTCGACCAGCTGCTGATGATGTCGCTGCTCGCCCTGCTGGTCATGCTCGTCGTCTCCGTGGCGCTCGGCTGGCTCGTCGCGGGCCGCGCCCTGCGGCCCCTCCACACCATCGCCGCGACCGCGCAGCGGCTGTCCGCCGCCACCCTCCACGAGCGCATCGGGCTCACCGGGCCCGACGACGAGCTGAAGAACCTCGCCGACACCTTCGACGCCCTCCTCGACCGGCTCCACGCGGCCTTCGAGGCGCAGCGCCGCTTCGTCGCCAACGCCTCCCACGAGCTGCGCACCCCGCTCGCCGTGCAGCGGGCCGCGATCCAGATCCGGCTCGGCCGGGCCCGCCCGGAGGACCTGCCCCGCATCCAGGAGGAGCTGCTGGAGACCAACCGGCGCAGCGAACGGCTCATCGAGGGGCTGCTGACCCTGGCCACCAGCGACCGGGGGCTCGACCGGCGGGAGCCCGCCGACCTGGCGCGGATCGCCGCCGAGGCGGTCGGGCAGAGCCGTCCGGCGATCCATACGGCGGGGCTGCGGCTCGCCCTCGACCTGCGGCCGCTGCCGGTGACCGGGGACCCGGTCCTGCTGCACCAGCTCGTCGGCAACCTCGTGCAGAACGCCGTGCGCCACAACGTGCCCGGCGGGTCGGTCGAGGTCGCCACCGGGCCGGACGGGGCGCTCACCGTGCGCAACACCGGGCCGGTCGTGCCGGCGGGGGAGGCCGACAGCCTGCTCGAACCCTTCCGGCGGCTCTCCCGCAGCGGCGACGGCGTGGGCCTCGGCCTGTCCATCGTCCGCTCCATCGCCCTCGCGCACGGCGGCACGGTCGACCTCACCGCCCCGGCGGACGGCGGGCTGGTCGTCCGGGTCACGGTGCCGGCGTGA
- a CDS encoding VOC family protein translates to MPALALVTLVVRDYDEAVDFYTRALGFDLAEDTDRGDGTRWVVVRPRGAHGTGLLLARAKDEAQAAAVGAQTGGRVGFFLHTDDFARDHARMTAAGVRFLEAPRHEPYGSVAVFEDLYGNRWDLLQPAPSGA, encoded by the coding sequence CTGCCCGCCCTCGCACTGGTCACCCTCGTCGTCCGCGACTACGACGAGGCCGTCGACTTCTACACCCGCGCCCTCGGCTTCGACCTCGCCGAGGACACCGACCGCGGCGACGGCACCCGCTGGGTCGTCGTCCGCCCGCGCGGCGCCCACGGCACCGGCCTGCTGCTCGCCCGTGCCAAGGACGAGGCCCAGGCGGCGGCCGTCGGCGCCCAGACCGGCGGCCGGGTCGGCTTCTTCCTCCACACCGACGACTTCGCGCGCGACCACGCCCGGATGACCGCCGCCGGCGTCCGCTTCCTGGAAGCCCCGCGCCACGAACCGTACGGTTCGGTCGCCGTCTTCGAGGACCTGTACGGCAACCGCTGGGACCTCCTCCAGCCGGCCCCCTCCGGAGCCTGA
- a CDS encoding nucleoside/nucleotide kinase family protein, with protein MPRMDTTGLETGLETGLDRLVERAAALADAGGRRVLGIAGPPGAGKSTLAARLAARLDGRAVLVPMDGFHLAQAELERLGRAGRKGAPDTFDAAGYVALLARLRAAEPGTTVYAPAFDRSLEEPVAGSTAVPPEVPLVITEGNYLLHDEGPWAAVLPLLDEAWYLDLDAGRRVPRLVARHVRFGKDEEHARRWVADSDEANARLVERGRGRAHLVVRGE; from the coding sequence ATGCCCCGCATGGACACGACGGGACTGGAGACGGGACTGGAGACGGGACTGGACCGGCTCGTCGAGCGGGCCGCGGCGCTCGCCGACGCCGGAGGACGGCGGGTGCTCGGGATCGCCGGGCCGCCCGGCGCCGGCAAGTCGACCCTCGCCGCCCGGCTGGCCGCCCGGCTCGACGGGCGGGCCGTCCTCGTGCCCATGGACGGCTTCCACCTGGCCCAGGCCGAACTGGAGCGGCTGGGGCGGGCCGGCCGCAAGGGCGCCCCGGACACCTTCGACGCCGCCGGGTACGTCGCCCTGCTCGCCCGGCTGCGCGCCGCCGAGCCCGGCACCACCGTCTACGCGCCCGCCTTCGACCGCTCCCTGGAGGAGCCCGTCGCCGGCTCGACGGCGGTGCCGCCCGAGGTCCCGCTGGTGATCACCGAGGGGAACTACCTCCTGCACGACGAGGGCCCCTGGGCCGCCGTGCTCCCGCTCCTCGACGAGGCCTGGTACCTCGACCTCGACGCCGGCCGCCGGGTCCCCCGGCTCGTCGCCCGCCACGTCCGCTTCGGCAAGGACGAGGAGCACGCCCGCCGTTGGGTGGCCGACTCCGACGAGGCCAACGCCCGCCTCGTGGAACGCGGGAGGGGGCGGGCGCACCTGGTGGTGCGGGGGGAGTGA
- a CDS encoding cupin domain-containing protein, producing the protein MAVTHGGWKAAPQAQPSLGLSSLLSPVTPDEFKRSYWEREPLVVHRENPDHYAASLSFRDVDHILSTSSVRSSELKVVVNGQEIPLVEMAASGPGGPSNGLEVLYDLYRRGSTVVFKFLHERWEPLGRLCRTLSGEFSAGFQANAYLTPAGAQGLTSHYDTHDVFVLQVWGSKHWRLYESPDELPLANQPYRRPKDGPGAPVREFDLRPGDLMYMPRGTVHDATSNDEASLHITLGVLPVLWSTVLKDALDRAIEGDPRYRAALPPGFALDPELRAGAAATLAELLASVAGSVDPADLVERAASRALVGRRPVLDGHLLDLEGLRTLGPDTRVRRRAELLWSLRPEDTGLQLEFHGKVVRLPARIEPELRYVLDARAPFTARDVTGRLDVEGRLVLVRRLVQEGLLTLA; encoded by the coding sequence ATGGCCGTGACCCACGGCGGGTGGAAGGCTGCGCCCCAGGCGCAGCCTTCGCTCGGCCTCAGCAGCCTCCTGTCCCCCGTGACCCCCGACGAGTTCAAGCGCTCCTACTGGGAACGGGAACCCCTGGTCGTCCACCGGGAGAATCCCGACCATTACGCGGCTTCACTGAGTTTCCGCGATGTCGACCATATTCTTTCGACTTCCAGCGTCCGTTCCTCCGAACTCAAGGTCGTGGTGAACGGGCAGGAGATTCCGCTCGTCGAAATGGCCGCGTCGGGACCCGGCGGTCCGAGCAATGGACTCGAAGTCCTCTACGACCTCTACCGGCGCGGCTCGACCGTCGTCTTCAAGTTCCTGCACGAGCGCTGGGAGCCGCTCGGCCGACTGTGCCGCACACTGTCGGGCGAGTTCAGCGCCGGGTTTCAGGCGAACGCCTATCTGACCCCGGCCGGCGCCCAGGGCCTCACCAGCCACTACGACACCCACGACGTCTTCGTGCTCCAGGTGTGGGGGTCGAAGCACTGGCGGCTGTACGAGTCGCCGGACGAACTGCCGCTGGCCAACCAGCCGTACCGCAGGCCGAAGGACGGCCCCGGCGCCCCGGTCCGCGAGTTCGACCTGCGGCCCGGCGACCTGATGTACATGCCGCGCGGCACCGTGCACGACGCCACCTCCAACGACGAGGCCTCGCTGCACATCACGCTCGGCGTGCTGCCGGTGCTCTGGTCGACGGTGCTCAAGGACGCCCTGGACCGGGCCATCGAGGGCGACCCCCGCTACCGGGCCGCCCTGCCGCCGGGCTTCGCGCTCGACCCGGAGCTCCGGGCCGGGGCCGCCGCGACCCTCGCGGAGCTGCTGGCCTCGGTCGCCGGCTCCGTCGACCCCGCCGACCTCGTCGAACGGGCCGCCAGCCGGGCCCTGGTGGGCCGCCGTCCGGTCCTGGACGGACACCTGCTCGACCTGGAGGGGCTGCGCACGCTCGGCCCCGACACCCGGGTGCGGCGCCGGGCCGAGCTGCTGTGGTCGCTGCGGCCGGAGGACACGGGCCTCCAGCTGGAGTTCCACGGCAAGGTGGTGCGCCTGCCGGCCAGGATCGAGCCCGAGCTGCGGTACGTGCTCGACGCCCGGGCCCCGTTCACGGCCCGCGACGTCACCGGCCGGCTCGACGTCGAGGGCCGCCTGGTCCTGGTCCGCCGGCTGGTCCAGGAGGGTCTGCTGACCCTGGCGTGA
- a CDS encoding S9 family peptidase → MTNTPDLPTATSTSNAPAAPPTPAAPPTPATPSPAPLIPRSVLFGNPHRMSPALAPDGERLAFLAPAASGVLNVHAGPWRARDFRPVTADAGRGVRAFAWSGDGRHILYVQDRDGDENTHLYAVDPAEGPGSARDLTPYEGVQARIVSLDPRRPDRLLVGLNLRDPAVHDAYRLDPATGELELAAVDEGFSRWIADDRLLVRGALRPHPDGSVSLLVRDGAAAPWRELHRAGPEDAPALRPFGFTTGGRTLLLLSSEGSDTARLLRLDTVTGATEEVYADPAHDVEGVGAHPVTGEPQFVLVRRARNDLELLDPSLAADFAALRAAAPGDVSVLGRDRADRHWLVQHNTDDAPAGFRVLHRGGAGRAARTEYLFSHLPALEGRPLARVEPFSFAARDGLRVHGYLTFPPGAGRDRLPTVLSVHGGPWTRDQWGFRAEAQWLADRGYLCLQVNFRGSTGYGKEFTRAGDREWGGRMQDDLQDAVRHAVGLGHADPDRVAIYGGSYGGYAALAGAAFTPGDYRCAVAVAAPSSLLTFIESVPATWGPMAAMLRRRVGSPETDAEFLRARSPLFAADRIRIPLLIGQGARDPRVRREESEQLVAALRRSGVPHEYLLFPDEGHGFVRPRNRLAFHAAAERFLAEHLGGRYEE, encoded by the coding sequence ATGACGAACACGCCGGACCTGCCCACCGCGACGAGCACGTCGAACGCGCCGGCCGCACCGCCCACTCCGGCCGCACCGCCCACTCCGGCGACGCCGTCCCCGGCGCCCCTCATCCCGCGATCCGTGCTCTTCGGCAACCCGCACCGCATGAGCCCCGCCCTCGCCCCCGACGGCGAGCGGCTGGCCTTCCTCGCGCCCGCCGCCTCCGGCGTCCTCAACGTGCACGCCGGGCCCTGGCGCGCGCGGGACTTCCGCCCCGTCACCGCCGACGCCGGCCGCGGCGTCCGCGCCTTCGCCTGGTCCGGCGACGGGCGGCACATCCTGTACGTCCAGGACCGGGACGGTGACGAGAACACCCACCTGTACGCCGTCGACCCCGCCGAGGGGCCCGGCTCGGCCCGCGACCTCACCCCCTACGAGGGGGTCCAGGCCAGGATCGTCTCCCTCGACCCGCGCCGCCCCGACCGGCTGCTCGTCGGGCTCAACCTGCGGGACCCGGCCGTGCACGACGCCTACCGGCTCGACCCGGCGACCGGGGAGCTCGAACTCGCCGCCGTCGACGAGGGCTTCAGCCGCTGGATCGCCGACGACCGGCTGCTCGTGCGCGGCGCGCTGCGGCCGCACCCGGACGGCTCCGTCAGCCTGCTCGTGCGGGACGGTGCGGCGGCGCCGTGGCGCGAGCTGCACCGGGCCGGGCCCGAGGACGCCCCGGCGCTGCGCCCGTTCGGCTTCACCACCGGCGGCCGGACGCTGCTGCTGCTCTCCTCCGAGGGCTCCGACACCGCCCGGCTGCTGCGCCTGGACACGGTGACCGGCGCGACGGAGGAGGTGTACGCGGACCCGGCGCACGACGTCGAGGGCGTCGGCGCCCACCCGGTCACCGGGGAGCCGCAGTTCGTCCTCGTCCGGCGCGCCCGCAACGACCTCGAACTCCTCGACCCGTCCCTCGCGGCGGACTTCGCGGCGCTGCGGGCCGCCGCCCCCGGCGACGTGAGCGTGCTGGGCCGCGACCGCGCCGACCGGCACTGGCTGGTCCAGCACAACACCGACGACGCGCCCGCCGGTTTCCGGGTGCTGCACCGGGGCGGGGCCGGCCGGGCGGCCCGCACCGAGTACCTGTTCAGCCATCTCCCGGCCCTGGAGGGGCGCCCGCTCGCCCGGGTCGAACCCTTCTCCTTCGCCGCCCGCGACGGGCTGCGCGTCCACGGCTACCTCACCTTCCCGCCGGGCGCGGGCCGCGACCGGCTGCCGACCGTCCTGAGCGTCCACGGCGGACCGTGGACCCGCGACCAGTGGGGCTTCCGCGCCGAGGCGCAATGGCTCGCCGACCGCGGCTACCTCTGCCTCCAGGTCAACTTCCGCGGCTCCACCGGCTACGGAAAGGAGTTCACCCGCGCCGGCGACCGCGAATGGGGCGGACGGATGCAGGACGACCTCCAGGACGCCGTCCGCCACGCCGTCGGCCTCGGGCACGCCGACCCGGACCGGGTCGCGATCTACGGCGGCTCCTACGGCGGCTACGCGGCGCTCGCCGGGGCGGCCTTCACGCCCGGCGACTACCGGTGCGCCGTCGCCGTCGCCGCTCCCTCCTCGCTGCTCACCTTCATCGAGTCCGTGCCCGCGACCTGGGGGCCGATGGCGGCGATGCTGCGCCGCCGGGTCGGCTCGCCGGAGACCGACGCGGAGTTCCTGCGCGCCCGCTCCCCGCTGTTCGCGGCCGACCGCATCCGGATCCCGCTGCTCATCGGCCAGGGGGCACGGGACCCACGGGTGCGGCGCGAGGAGTCGGAGCAGCTGGTCGCCGCGCTGCGCAGGAGCGGCGTTCCCCATGAGTACCTGCTCTTTCCCGACGAGGGGCACGGCTTCGTCCGGCCCCGCAACCGACTGGCGTTCCACGCGGCCGCCGAACGCTTCCTCGCGGAACACCTCGGCGGCCGGTACGAGGAGTAG
- a CDS encoding helix-turn-helix domain-containing protein, with amino-acid sequence MTRHVSAAQRHRAVREVLAGRPVAEVARRHGVSRQTLYAWRKRYAAHGEGGLADRSRRPHESPARIPPAVEALICSLRERHPDWGAGRLRGALDRLGVPDAPSRTTIHRVLVRNRLLVRPDPAAGEELGGLIAAAREALRQLGAALDGLEAEAAGEPEEGVGEGEAVRLGREPGATLGKELAAAPGRELAAAPGREPGAAPSRPSVPSVPPAPSGEEAGGGGTGGGEEPGAGPCGTCAVCTPPVRLFERGPVPPPASTISRYGTLIPTPREVGRRAGPLTETARCASDG; translated from the coding sequence GTGACCCGACACGTGAGCGCGGCACAGCGCCACCGGGCCGTGCGGGAGGTGCTCGCCGGGCGGCCCGTCGCCGAGGTCGCGCGCCGCCACGGCGTCTCGCGCCAGACGCTCTACGCCTGGCGGAAGCGGTACGCGGCGCACGGCGAGGGCGGTCTGGCGGACCGGTCCCGGCGCCCGCACGAGAGCCCGGCGCGGATCCCGCCCGCGGTGGAGGCGCTGATCTGTTCGCTGCGCGAACGGCACCCGGACTGGGGTGCGGGACGGCTGCGCGGGGCCCTCGACCGGCTGGGTGTGCCGGACGCGCCCTCGCGGACCACGATCCACCGGGTGCTGGTCCGCAACCGGCTCCTCGTCCGCCCGGACCCGGCGGCCGGCGAGGAGCTCGGCGGGCTGATCGCGGCGGCCCGCGAGGCCCTGCGGCAGCTGGGCGCGGCCCTGGACGGGCTGGAGGCGGAGGCGGCGGGGGAGCCGGAGGAGGGCGTGGGCGAAGGGGAGGCGGTGCGGCTCGGGAGGGAGCCCGGGGCGACGCTCGGGAAGGAGCTCGCGGCGGCGCCCGGGAGGGAGCTCGCGGCGGCGCCCGGGAGGGAGCCCGGGGCGGCGCCCTCCCGTCCTTCCGTGCCCTCGGTGCCTCCTGCGCCTTCCGGTGAGGAGGCCGGGGGAGGGGGGACCGGGGGAGGGGAGGAGCCCGGTGCCGGGCCCTGCGGGACCTGCGCGGTGTGCACCCCGCCGGTACGGCTCTTCGAGCGGGGCCCGGTGCCGCCGCCCGCGTCAACCATCTCCCGGTACGGTACCCTCATCCCCACCCCGCGCGAAGTCGGCCGCAGGGCGGGCCCGTTGACCGAAACCGCACGGTGCGCGTCCGACGGCTGA
- a CDS encoding ABC transporter ATP-binding protein: MRQMVFTAREAASSGGSGLTGPVDFPVPGGPEGSGRRGPVAALRGAGRATARTVAGLGRVLALVWAASPGLTTALALSTVLVGLVPAAVAITARLLVDTVVRGAALHGSGRPDRIGLAVDLPGFTWHPPATTTVTALVALAAVQCGVFALSALATAVRSIAQQLLQERATQSVQVRVMEHAGRLPLSFFEDSASYDLLRQAQQEASTRPVMMIGGAFTLLQHTVTFASMVGLLFGLGPLVAVVALLAPVPAFVSDARYGMRGFQVTLWSSPIRRRMEYLSRLVSTDAYAKEIKVFGLAPFLTERFRLLGAAAYRGLRGVVTARHLVGNAWSLLTTLAGALTYLYVALQAVRGRLSLGDLILYTSAATAVATAVQGVFGGASGMYEHHLYLRKLYELLAVGTGSEGGRPLEGPVRGHLVLEHVTFRYPGAERPALDDVCLEIPAGATLAVVGRNGAGKSTLIKLLCRLYEPDSGRILLDGTDIRELDPEALRRQVAAMFQDFVTYQATVAENIGLGDLPGLEDPERIAEAAGRAGAAGLVERLPQGYGTALGKWFDTGVELSGGEWQKVALARAFMRRGALLVLDEPTSALDAEAEHELFARLRELAAGRTTVYISHRFSTVRRADLIVLIEDGRATEQGTHEELMRLGGSYARLFALQAAAYTDAPGAGGASGASGAGEAGGAVAPAGAAAPGRAGAAVPVTGPGPGAAPGTAPGTGPGPGPGAAKAAAIAAALAAKGKIVP, from the coding sequence ATGCGGCAGATGGTGTTCACGGCCCGGGAGGCGGCGAGCAGTGGCGGCAGCGGTCTGACCGGCCCCGTCGACTTCCCCGTCCCGGGCGGCCCGGAGGGGTCCGGGCGGCGCGGTCCGGTGGCCGCGCTGCGGGGCGCGGGGCGCGCGACGGCCCGTACGGTGGCCGGGCTCGGCCGGGTGCTGGCGCTGGTGTGGGCGGCGAGCCCGGGGCTCACGACGGCGCTCGCGCTCTCCACGGTCCTGGTCGGGCTGGTCCCGGCGGCGGTCGCGATCACGGCGCGGCTGCTCGTCGACACGGTGGTCCGGGGCGCCGCGCTCCACGGCTCGGGCCGCCCCGACCGCATCGGGCTCGCCGTGGACCTCCCCGGATTCACCTGGCACCCGCCCGCGACGACGACCGTGACGGCCCTGGTGGCGCTGGCCGCCGTGCAGTGCGGGGTGTTCGCGCTCAGCGCGCTCGCGACGGCGGTGCGGAGCATCGCCCAGCAGCTGCTGCAGGAGCGGGCGACGCAGAGCGTGCAGGTGCGGGTGATGGAGCACGCGGGCCGGCTGCCGCTGTCGTTCTTCGAGGACTCCGCCTCGTACGACCTGCTGCGCCAGGCCCAGCAGGAGGCGTCGACCCGGCCGGTGATGATGATCGGCGGGGCGTTCACGCTGCTCCAGCACACGGTGACCTTCGCGAGCATGGTGGGGCTGCTGTTCGGGCTCGGGCCGCTGGTCGCGGTGGTGGCGCTGCTCGCGCCCGTCCCGGCCTTCGTGTCCGACGCGCGGTACGGGATGCGCGGCTTCCAGGTGACGCTGTGGTCCTCGCCGATCCGGCGCCGGATGGAGTACCTGTCGCGGCTGGTGTCGACCGACGCGTACGCGAAGGAGATCAAGGTCTTCGGCCTCGCGCCGTTCCTGACCGAGCGCTTCCGGCTGCTCGGCGCGGCGGCCTACCGCGGCCTGCGCGGCGTGGTGACGGCCCGCCACCTCGTCGGCAACGCCTGGTCGTTGCTGACGACGCTGGCCGGGGCGCTGACGTACCTGTACGTGGCGCTGCAGGCGGTGCGCGGGCGGCTGAGCCTGGGCGACCTCATCCTCTACACCTCGGCGGCGACCGCCGTGGCCACCGCCGTCCAGGGCGTGTTCGGCGGCGCCTCCGGCATGTACGAGCACCATCTCTACCTGCGGAAGCTGTACGAACTCCTCGCCGTCGGCACCGGTTCCGAGGGCGGCCGGCCGCTGGAGGGCCCGGTGCGCGGCCATCTCGTCCTGGAACACGTCACGTTCCGCTACCCGGGCGCCGAGCGGCCGGCCCTCGACGACGTCTGCCTGGAGATCCCGGCCGGCGCCACGCTCGCCGTCGTGGGCCGCAACGGGGCCGGCAAGTCCACCCTGATCAAGCTGCTCTGCCGGCTGTACGAGCCGGACTCCGGCCGCATCCTCCTGGACGGCACGGACATCCGCGAGCTGGACCCGGAGGCGCTGCGGCGCCAAGTGGCGGCCATGTTCCAGGACTTCGTCACCTACCAGGCCACGGTCGCCGAGAACATCGGGCTCGGCGACCTGCCCGGCCTCGAGGACCCCGAGCGGATCGCCGAGGCGGCCGGGCGCGCCGGGGCCGCCGGGCTCGTCGAGCGGCTGCCGCAGGGGTACGGGACGGCGCTCGGCAAGTGGTTCGACACCGGGGTCGAGCTGTCCGGGGGCGAGTGGCAGAAGGTCGCGCTGGCGCGGGCGTTCATGCGCCGCGGGGCGCTGCTCGTCCTGGACGAGCCGACGTCGGCGCTCGACGCGGAGGCGGAGCACGAACTGTTCGCCCGGCTGCGGGAACTGGCCGCGGGCCGCACCACCGTCTACATCTCGCACCGCTTCTCGACCGTGCGGCGGGCCGACCTGATCGTCCTGATCGAGGACGGCCGGGCCACCGAACAGGGTACGCACGAGGAGCTGATGCGACTGGGCGGCTCGTACGCGCGCCTCTTCGCGCTCCAGGCGGCGGCGTACACGGACGCGCCCGGGGCGGGCGGGGCGAGCGGCGCGAGCGGGGCAGGTGAGGCGGGCGGGGCCGTCGCTCCGGCGGGTGCCGCGGCGCCCGGGCGGGCGGGGGCCGCCGTGCCCGTCACGGGACCTGGGCCAGGCGCCGCTCCTGGAACCGCCCCTGGAACCGGCCCCGGACCGGGCCCCGGTGCGGCCAAGGCCGCCGCCATCGCGGCCGCGCTCGCGGCGAAGGGGAAGATCGTCCCGTAA